From Triticum aestivum cultivar Chinese Spring chromosome 4A, IWGSC CS RefSeq v2.1, whole genome shotgun sequence, a single genomic window includes:
- the LOC542907 gene encoding COP9 signalosome complex subunit 4 gives MDSALASAAAIADQRQKIEQYRHILASVISSSPPDIPQAKRFLNHMVSDEVPLVVSRQLLQTFAQELGKLEPDSQKEVAHYALTQIQPRVVSFEEQVVVIREKLAELYESEQQWSSAAQMLSGIDLDSGIRMLDDTNKLSKCVQIARLYLEDDDAVNAEAFINKASFLVTNSNQEVLNLQYKVCYARILDLKRKFLEAALRYYGISQIEQRQIGDEEIDENALEQALSAAVTCTILAGAGPQRSRVLATLYKDERCLKLKIYPILQKVFLERILRKPEIDAFAEELKPHQKALLPDKSTVLERAMIEHNLLSASKLYTNISFEELGTLLGIDPRKAEKIACRMICEDRMRGSIDQVEAVIHFEDDTEGLQQWDQQIAGLCQALNDILDSMSSKGIAIPV, from the exons ATGGACAGCGCCCTCGCAAGCGCCGCGGCGATCGCCGACCAGCGCCAGAAGATCGAGCAGTACCGCCACATCCTCGCCTCCGTCATCTCGTCTTCCCCGCCGGACATCCCCCAGGCCAAGCGCTTCCTCAACCACA TGGTTTCGGATGAGGTGCCGCTCGTGGTGTCGCGGCAGCTGCTGCAGACGTTCGCGCAGGAGCTGGGGAAGCTGGAGCCAGACTCTCAGAAGGAGGTCGCCCACTACGCGCTCACGCAGATCCAGCCTCGTGTGGTCTCCTTCGAGGAGCAG GTAGTAGTGATTAGAGAGAAGCTTGCAGAACTGTATGAATCTGAACAACAATGGTCGAGTGCAGCACAAATGCTTAGTGGCATTGACTTGGACTCAGGAATCAG GATGCTTGATGACACCAACAAATTATCCAAGTGCGTCCAGATTGCGCGACTCTATTTGGAG GATGATGATGCAGTGAATGCTGAAGCTTTTATCAACAAAGCCTCTTTTTTGGTCACAAACAGCAACCAGGAAGTTCTGAACTTGCAATACAAG GTCTGCTATGCGAGAATTTTAGATCTAAAGCGTAAATTCTTGGAAGCTGCACTTCGATACTATGGCATCTCTCAGATTGAGCAACGCCAAATTGGGGATGA AGAGATTGATGAAAATGCTCTGGAGCAAGCTCTTAGTGCTGCTGTAACATGCACAATATTGGCTGGTGCTGGCCCACAACGGTCCCGTGTTCTTGCTACATTGTACAAG GATGAAAGATGCTTGAAGCTCAAGATATATCCAATACTGCAGAAG GTTTTTCTTGAAAGGATTTTGAGGAAACCAGAAATTGATGCATTTGCAGAGGAGCTGAAGCCGCATCAA AAAGCCCTTCTGCCAGACAAGTCTACTGTGCTTGAGCGGGCAATGATTGAGCATAATCTCCTTAGTGCCAGTAAACTTTACACCAATATCAG CTTTGAGGAGCTTGGAACATTGTTGGGCATTGACCCTAGAAAG GCTGAGAAGATAGCATGTCGAATGATTTGTGAAGATAGAATGCGGGGTTCAATTGATCAG GTTGAAGCTGTGATACACTTTGAGGATGACACCGAAGGGCTGCAGCAGTGGGACCAACAG ATTGCTGGATTGTGCCAAGCGCTGAACGACATCCTTGACAGCATGTCGAGCAAGGGGATCGCTATACCTGTCTGA
- the LOC123081690 gene encoding vicilin-like seed storage protein At2g18540: MATARWLVLSLLVSAAWASAAAAAHEKKWKAGAAVGGQVVEKERRRVVAEGEAGTVTATDVADAAGTVYRLQFITMDPGALFLPVQLHADAVFYVHSGRGKVTYIQEGGSETSSLEVQRGDVYNLEQGSILYIQSYPNATRERLRIYAIFTSNAINSDDPSHPTSEAYSSVSNLLRGFDVKILRQGFGVSAEVVEAIRSAKSPQSIITYNPDQKKEEKSNWTEEIFDALWGDESPLNKKKKKKDKHKKKKDKKDDKSKSETFNFYSGKPDVKNCFGWSKTMTNKDLQNLRGSNIGMFMVNLTTGSMMGPHWNPKATEIAIVTHGSGIVQVVCPSTASGAGGDRGHHDEGGRGGGDHGHHDEGGRRVGDHGHHDAGGRRGGDHGQEGVECKNSVFRVKEGDVFVVPRFHPMAQLSFNNGSFVFVGFSTHMGQNNPQFLAGEHSVLQVIGKEIVALALGQKNTTAVEKLLSAKSGSTIMACVSCAEELERKAEQEEQEGGKGEREREQEEEEERERKQREEEERARREEEERARREEKERKKREEEEQRRREEEERQRREEKERKQREEEEAARREQEEEEERRRREEEEGGGGQGGGGGDDPREEEERRRREEEEGGGGQGGRGDDPREEEERRGRREEEEGGRGGRGGDDPWEEEEGDWGGSSRYRAATTNLKKRYHRGRKGAVFQSA; encoded by the exons ATGGCGACGGCTCGGTGGCTCGTCCTGTCCCTGCTCGTGTCCGCCGCGTGGGcgtcggcggcggccgcggcgcacGAGAAGAAATGGAAGGCCGGGGCTGCGGTGGGCGGCCAGGTCGTGGAGAAGGAGCGGCGAAGGGTGGTCGCGGAGGGCGAGGCCGGCACTGTTACGGCCACGGACGTCGCCGACGCGGCGGGCACCGTGTACCGGCTGCAGTTCATCACCATGGACCCCGGCGCCTTGTTCCTGCCCGTGCAGCTGCACGCCGACGCGGTGTTCTACGTGCACAGCG GGCGGGGCAAGGTGACCTACATCCAAGAAGGGGGCAGCGAGACGAGCTCGCTGGAGGTACAGCGAGGAGACGTGTACAACTTGGAGCAGGGCAGCATCCTGTACATCCAGAGCTACCCCAACGCCACCAGAGAGCGTCTCCGGATCTACGCCATTTTCACCAGCAACGCCATCAACTCCGACGACCCATCG CATCCCACTTCAGAAGCATACTCGAGCGTCAGCAATCTACTGAGAGGATTTGATGTAAAGATTCTTCGACAGGGATTTGGG GTTTCCGCTGAAGTGGTGGAGGCAATCCGATCGGCCAAGAGCCCGCAGTCGATTATAACGTACAATCCAGACCAGAAGAAGGAAGAGAAGTCGAATTGGACGGAGGAAATCTTCGACGCGCTGTGGGGCGACGAGTCCCCactgaacaagaagaagaagaagaaggataagcacaagaagaagaaggacaagaaggaTGACAAGTCCAAGAGCGAGACGTTCAACTTCTACTCCGGCAAGCCGGACGTCAAGAACTGCTTCGGGTGGAGCAAAACCATGACCAACAAGGACCTGCAGAACCTCAGGGGGTCCAACATCGGCATGTTCATGGTGAACCTGACCACG GGATCGATGATGGGGCCTCACTGGAACCCGAAAGCGACGGAGATCGCCATCGTGACACACGGGTCAGGGATCGTGCAGGTGGTATGCCCGAGCACCGCGTCGGGTGCCGGAGGCGATCGCGGCCACCACGACGAGGGCGGCCGCGGGGGCGGTGATCACGGTCACCACGACGAGGGCGGCCGCAGGGTTGGCGATCACGGTCACCACGACGCAGGCGGCCGCAGGGGCGGCGACCACGGGCAAGAAGGCGTCGAGTGCAAGAACTCGGTGTTCAGGGTGAAGGAAGGCGACGTGTTCGTGGTGCCGAGGTTCCACCCGATGGCGCAGCTGTCGTTCAACAACGGGTCGTTCGTGTTCGTCGGGTTCAGCACGCACATGGGGCAGAACAACCCGCAGTTCCTGGCCGGGGAGCATTCGGTGCTGCAGGTGATCGGCAAGGAGATAGTGGCGCTGGCGCTGGGGCAGAAGAACACGACCGCCGTGGAGAAGCTTCTGTCGGCGAAGAGCGGGTCGACCATAATGGCGTGCGTCTCGTGCgcggaggagctggagaggaaggcggagcaggaggagcaggagggcgggaagggggagagggagcgggagcaggaagaggaggaagagagggagaggaagcagcgagaggaggaggagagggcgaggagagaggaggaggagagggcgaggagggaggagaaggaaaggaagaagcgggaggaggaggagcagaggagacgggaggaggaagagaggcagaggagagaggagaaggagaggaagcagagggaggaggaagaagcggcGAGGAGAGagcaggaagaggaagaagaaaggaggaggagggaggaggaagaaggtggcggaggccaaggcggaggaggaggtgatgATCCAAGGGAGGAGGAAGaacggcggaggagggaggaggaagaaggtggcgGAGGCCAAGGcggacgaggagacgatccgagggaggaagaggagcggagggggaggagagaggaggaggaaggaggccgtgGCGGGAGAGGAGGAGACGACCCGTGGGAAGAGGAGGAAGGCGACTGGGGAGGCTCCTCCAGGTACCGCGCGGCCACGACGAACCTGAAGAAACGCTACCACCGTGGTCGCAAGGGCGCCGTGTTCCAGAGCGCCTGA
- the LOC123083716 gene encoding WAT1-related protein At1g68170-like produces the protein MRIVGVGSVLEAARPVAAMVVVEFVFSAMQIFIKLALDDGMDVRVLVAYRPMFGAAFLCPIAFLVERKKRPPLTIKVVTGLFLCGLFGVTMNQNLLVLAIKLTNSTTIVTALSNLTPQATFIVAILSRMETLKLRKPSGQAKLAGTLVGLGGAMLLTFYKGPEMGFLHRLAHTGLSHASGDRQLRPQPAAGSRILGSFLAIAGCFSYAIWLTIQAKVVQVYPCHYSIAALVCVFGAVQSTLLTLCILRDADHWRLGLNIRLYASAFAGIVASGSAFPLMSWCLQEKGPLYVAMFGPLIIVFVAVMSSVVLNEALHIGIVLGAVLIVAGLYMVLWGKAKEEDEQEADAPKLVGQDDVLGKESVPQANREVNEENKDFRLVIVRVT, from the exons ATGAGGATCGTTGGAGTAGGCAGCGTGCTGGAGGCCGCTCGACCGGTGGCggcgatggtggtggtggagttcGTCTTCTCGGCTAtgcagatcttcatcaagctcgCGCTCGACGACGGCATGGACGTCCGTGTCCTCGTCGCCTACAGGCCCATGTTCGGCGCCGCGTTCCTCTGCCCCATCGCCTTCCTCGTCGAGAG GAAGAAACGTCCACCACTAACCATCAAGGTTGTGACAGGGTTATTCTTGTGTGGACTGTTCGG AGTCACCATGAACCAGAACCTGTTGGTGCTTGCCATCAAGCTGACGAATTCGACGACCATCGTCACAGCTCTCAGCAACCTCACCCCTCAAGCTACCTTCATCGTCGCAATCCTGAGCAG GATGGAGACTTTGAAGCTCAGAAAGCCCAGCGGTCAAGCGAAACTGGCGGGAACCCTGGTCGGCCTGGGCGGCGCGATGCTGCTGACGTTCTACAAGGGCCCGGAGATGGGGTTCCTCCACCGTCTGGCGCACACCGGGCTCAGCCACGCCAGCGGCGATCGCCAGCTCcggccgcagccggccgcgggttCTCGGATTCTCGGCTCGTTTCTCGCCATCGCCGGCTGCTTCAGCTATGCGATCTGGCTCACCATCCAGGCCAAGGTCGTCCAGGTCTACCCGTGCCACTACTCCATCGCCGCTCTGGTGTGCGTCTTCGGCGCGGTCCAGTCGACGCTGCTCACGCTCTGCATCCTCAGGGACGCCGACCACTGGAGGCTCGGGCTCAACATCAGGCTCTACGCGTCGGCTTTCGCG GGTATCGTGGCGTCCGGGTCCGCCTTCCCGCTCATGTCGTGGTGCCTGCAGGAGAAAGGACCCCTCTACGTCGCCATGTTCGGACCTCTCATCATCGTCTTCGTCGCCGTCATGAGCTCCGTCGTCCTTAACGAGGCCCTGCACATCGGAAT CGTACTTGGTGCTGTGCTAATCGTGGCGGGGCTGTACATGGTGCTATGGGGCAAGGCCAAAGAGGAAGATGAACAAGAAGCCGATGCGCCAAAACTTGTTGGTCAAGACGACGTGCTGGGCAAGGAGTCCGTTCCACAGGCTAACCGTGAAGTTAATGAGGAAAATAAAGactttaggctagtcatagtgagagtaacttag